Proteins from a genomic interval of Symmachiella macrocystis:
- a CDS encoding CorA family divalent cation transporter produces the protein MRFCLELPTHLGWDVYSKPYVSVLYLPTTVISIHRDFVHSIKDVIDDLNEEVQLFERSASALLYHLLTSIGKKNLDAALDVRTEAEELAMALDRDPEQIDPQQIAEMRRRISHHATVHDDHTYCAGVLRTVESKSLQFTGTSRLFGEQLRLAEVAGQMIAGAQSRVADLQGTYDATVQQKVENRLRMLTLLPAIFLPLTLISGIYGMNFTDLPGMGIPTGYLIVIGIMLATLFGMGLYLKRNGWFD, from the coding sequence ATGCGTTTTTGTCTTGAGCTGCCCACGCATCTGGGCTGGGACGTGTACTCCAAACCGTACGTATCCGTCCTGTACTTGCCGACAACCGTGATCAGTATCCATCGCGACTTCGTGCATTCCATTAAGGACGTGATCGATGACTTAAATGAGGAGGTGCAGCTGTTCGAACGAAGTGCATCGGCCTTGCTGTATCACTTGTTGACCTCCATCGGTAAGAAAAACCTGGACGCCGCTCTGGATGTGCGTACCGAGGCCGAAGAACTTGCCATGGCGCTCGACCGCGATCCTGAGCAGATTGATCCTCAGCAGATCGCCGAGATGCGACGAAGGATTAGCCACCATGCGACGGTGCACGACGACCATACCTACTGCGCCGGCGTCTTGCGAACTGTCGAGTCGAAATCGTTGCAATTCACCGGGACGTCGAGACTTTTCGGCGAACAATTGCGACTGGCAGAGGTCGCCGGCCAAATGATCGCAGGCGCTCAATCCCGCGTCGCCGACCTGCAGGGCACCTACGACGCGACCGTTCAGCAAAAGGTAGAAAACCGCTTGCGCATGCTGACACTGCTGCCGGCGATCTTCCTGCCGTTGACGCTCATTTCGGGCATTTACGGCATGAATTTCACCGACTTGCCCGGCATGGGCATCCCGACCGGATATCTCATTGTCATCGGCATCATGCTGGCCACTCTATTTGGAATGGGACTGTATCTGAAGCGCAACGGTTGGTTTGATTGA
- a CDS encoding DUF2306 domain-containing protein: MMKSAARVLGWSIMTLLALLVAITSFRYFSLNPDTYFEQNRAVYVDHPISLLSHIGGGVVAIVIGPFQFWKRFRNRHLQLHRFLGGVYLAATVGFGAIGGLFLAPHSYGGLSTHFGFGMLAALWLLTGTLAFWSILHGRVSQHREWMIRSYALTFAAVTLRLWIPVLVILGFEFEEVYQTVAWIAWVPNLIATECFLGMTKRSASHVSTSAVDK; encoded by the coding sequence ATGATGAAATCGGCTGCCCGCGTGCTCGGTTGGAGCATAATGACTCTTCTGGCTTTGTTAGTGGCGATCACGTCGTTCCGGTACTTTTCATTGAATCCCGACACCTATTTCGAACAAAACCGCGCGGTCTACGTCGACCACCCAATCTCGTTGCTGAGCCACATCGGAGGTGGAGTTGTAGCAATCGTGATTGGGCCGTTTCAATTCTGGAAGCGGTTTAGGAATCGTCACCTGCAGTTGCACCGATTCTTGGGTGGCGTTTACCTTGCCGCCACTGTCGGATTTGGGGCGATCGGCGGCCTATTCCTTGCTCCCCATTCTTACGGGGGGCTCTCGACCCATTTCGGCTTTGGGATGCTGGCAGCGCTGTGGTTGCTGACCGGTACGTTGGCCTTCTGGTCAATCCTTCATGGCCGTGTGTCTCAGCATCGGGAATGGATGATTCGTAGCTACGCGCTAACCTTCGCTGCCGTGACTCTCCGGTTGTGGATTCCCGTCCTCGTCATACTTGGGTTCGAGTTTGAGGAAGTCTATCAGACAGTGGCCTGGATCGCCTGGGTACCGAATTTGATTGCCACGGAATGCTTTCTCGGTATGACAAAGCGATCTGCATCGCATGTATCGACGTCGGCGGTCGACAAATGA
- a CDS encoding SMI1/KNR4 family protein produces the protein MSNKYDDDMKRLEAGFLLQSPGRSKKRGTCQRYDSALPLTEHDLSQLEAILPDPIPDGYRHFLQFYGDACWRSRQWDCRLIDEPDITLNVSYFFGIRENSCYPLRPVYETNVAEFDLPPRLLPIAQCDGGLYCISLSGDDRGQVLGWHTEDVDREEVDGELIAISEGASVVAYAFDEFLHQIYLID, from the coding sequence ATGAGCAACAAATACGACGATGACATGAAACGGCTAGAGGCGGGTTTTCTTTTGCAATCGCCAGGGCGAAGCAAAAAACGCGGCACTTGTCAAAGATACGATAGTGCTCTTCCGTTAACAGAACACGACTTGTCGCAACTGGAAGCGATTCTTCCTGATCCAATTCCAGACGGTTATCGGCATTTTCTGCAATTTTATGGCGATGCCTGTTGGCGATCGCGGCAATGGGACTGCCGGCTCATTGATGAGCCGGACATCACCTTGAACGTGTCTTATTTTTTTGGAATTCGTGAGAATAGCTGTTATCCATTACGGCCTGTATATGAAACCAATGTTGCTGAGTTCGATCTGCCGCCACGCCTATTGCCAATTGCCCAGTGCGACGGAGGGCTGTACTGTATTTCTTTGAGCGGTGATGACCGAGGGCAAGTGCTTGGGTGGCATACTGAAGACGTTGATAGAGAGGAGGTCGATGGTGAACTTATCGCGATTTCCGAAGGTGCGTCTGTAGTAGCGTATGCGTTTGATGAATTCCTGCACCAGATTTACCTAATCGATTGA
- the murA gene encoding UDP-N-acetylglucosamine 1-carboxyvinyltransferase gives MDMFVIRGGTPLAGTVTINGAKNAALPIMAAALASSGPSVLQDVPDLVDVRTLCKLLSELGMNVNRDASGDLRLEVVDDRPHAADYELVRTMRASVCVLGPLLARRGRACISLPGGCNIGDRPIDLHLKGLAALGADIRVERGYVIAEAGRLRGARIYLGGPFGSTVTGTCNIMVAAALARGKTTIESAACEPEVVDLGNYLNNMGARISGLGTPFLEIDGVEELTGTTHRIVPDRIEAATLMIAAAVTNGDVELKNVRSQHLTAVLEKLSEIGVKIANVGENRLRITTSGELRAADCIALPYPGIPTDVQAQLMSLLACTPGISVITDKVFPDRFMHAAELARMGAMIRREGPSAIINGAGQLSGAAVMASDLRASAALVIAGLSAQGDSAIRRIYHLDRGYERLERKLRQLGAHIERVEDRADTFPHSLRLDQPQTAAELTGPHWSHPIANTTSQKRSA, from the coding sequence ATGGACATGTTTGTGATACGCGGTGGAACGCCGCTTGCGGGAACCGTCACGATCAATGGCGCTAAGAATGCAGCCTTGCCGATCATGGCGGCTGCATTGGCCTCAAGCGGGCCGTCGGTGCTCCAAGATGTCCCCGATCTGGTCGACGTTCGCACGCTGTGCAAATTGCTCAGCGAGCTGGGCATGAACGTCAATCGCGATGCAAGTGGGGATTTGCGACTCGAAGTCGTCGACGACCGGCCCCATGCCGCCGATTATGAACTCGTCCGCACCATGCGGGCCAGTGTCTGTGTTTTGGGACCATTGCTGGCACGCCGCGGCCGCGCATGCATCTCCCTGCCCGGGGGGTGCAATATCGGTGACCGTCCCATCGACCTGCATCTCAAAGGCCTCGCCGCTTTAGGCGCTGATATTCGAGTTGAGCGGGGTTACGTTATCGCTGAAGCCGGTCGACTGCGCGGCGCACGGATCTATCTGGGTGGACCGTTTGGGAGCACCGTCACCGGCACCTGCAACATCATGGTCGCCGCCGCCTTGGCCCGCGGAAAAACAACGATCGAATCGGCCGCGTGTGAACCGGAAGTCGTCGACTTAGGGAATTATCTCAACAATATGGGCGCCCGCATCTCGGGGTTGGGTACACCGTTTTTAGAAATCGATGGCGTCGAGGAACTGACCGGTACGACTCACCGCATCGTCCCGGACCGGATCGAAGCAGCCACGCTGATGATCGCTGCCGCCGTAACTAACGGTGACGTCGAACTGAAAAACGTACGCTCTCAACATTTAACGGCGGTGCTCGAAAAGCTTTCAGAAATTGGTGTGAAGATTGCCAACGTGGGCGAGAACCGTCTCCGCATCACAACCAGCGGAGAGCTGCGCGCTGCGGATTGCATCGCCCTGCCCTACCCCGGCATCCCGACCGATGTGCAAGCGCAACTGATGTCGCTGCTCGCCTGCACACCGGGAATCAGCGTAATCACGGACAAAGTCTTTCCCGATCGTTTCATGCATGCCGCCGAATTGGCCCGGATGGGCGCGATGATTCGCCGCGAAGGTCCGTCGGCGATCATCAATGGCGCCGGTCAACTCAGCGGGGCCGCCGTAATGGCCTCCGATCTACGCGCCAGCGCAGCGCTCGTTATCGCCGGCTTGTCCGCCCAAGGGGATTCAGCGATCCGCCGCATCTACCATTTGGACCGTGGATACGAGCGGCTGGAACGCAAATTGCGACAACTCGGTGCCCACATCGAACGGGTCGAAGACCGCGCCGACACCTTCCCACACAGCCTGCGCCTGGACCAGCCGCAAACCGCCGCCGAACTCACCGGCCCGCATTGGTCGCATCCGATCGCCAACACGACGTCCCAAAAACGTTCAGCGTAG
- a CDS encoding alpha/beta hydrolase family protein — translation MQNLPTIFTVAALLWIPTVALADSAIKPSPQLPETMPWDLETLSQQPSFEWVDEQSPVRSLFYAGEPYGGQPTRVFAYYATPGTLAGDSSLDKNLPAVVLLHGGGGTAFKEWAELWAKRGYAAIAMDLAGHRPVEGKNPHDGRNRTRLDDGGPNQGDEEKFGSIDKPAKEQWPYHAVANAIRAHSLIRSFPGVDPQRTAVTGISWGGYLTCIVSGVDNRFKVAVPVYGCGFLQENSAWVPRMAKMEPAQRDRWVQLWDPSQYLPAVSMPILFVNGTNDFAYPLDSYMKSFDAVPSPKQLRVTVNMPHGHPPGWAPQEIGLFVDQHLRGADPLPKLDMLMVKDGQASLRWQGPAKITKAELHYTTDTVEINKRKWKSIPATIEGQQVVAAAPPENATAWFFTVQDERGAVVSSRVTFPGERP, via the coding sequence ATGCAGAACCTCCCAACAATTTTTACCGTCGCTGCACTTTTATGGATTCCCACCGTCGCGCTGGCGGACTCGGCCATCAAACCGTCTCCCCAATTGCCCGAGACGATGCCGTGGGACTTGGAGACACTCAGCCAGCAGCCTAGCTTTGAATGGGTCGATGAGCAAAGTCCCGTGCGGTCGTTGTTTTATGCCGGTGAACCGTATGGCGGCCAACCGACGCGGGTCTTCGCTTACTACGCCACACCCGGCACGCTGGCGGGCGATTCGTCGCTCGATAAAAACTTGCCTGCTGTGGTGCTGCTGCATGGTGGGGGCGGAACGGCGTTCAAAGAATGGGCGGAGCTGTGGGCCAAGCGGGGTTATGCCGCGATCGCTATGGACTTAGCCGGGCACCGACCGGTTGAGGGGAAAAATCCACACGATGGTCGCAATCGCACACGCCTGGATGATGGCGGACCGAATCAAGGGGACGAAGAAAAGTTCGGCAGCATCGACAAGCCGGCCAAGGAGCAATGGCCCTATCATGCGGTCGCCAACGCGATCCGCGCGCATTCACTGATTCGCAGCTTTCCCGGCGTTGATCCGCAGCGCACGGCTGTTACGGGAATCAGTTGGGGCGGCTACCTGACCTGCATCGTGTCGGGCGTCGATAACCGCTTCAAAGTCGCCGTCCCCGTCTATGGTTGTGGATTTCTGCAGGAGAACAGTGCCTGGGTTCCGCGTATGGCGAAGATGGAACCGGCGCAACGCGACCGCTGGGTGCAGCTTTGGGATCCATCGCAATACTTGCCTGCCGTTTCGATGCCGATCCTGTTCGTCAACGGCACCAATGACTTCGCCTATCCGCTGGACAGCTACATGAAAAGTTTCGATGCCGTCCCCAGCCCCAAGCAATTACGCGTCACCGTGAACATGCCTCACGGTCATCCCCCCGGTTGGGCTCCGCAAGAAATCGGTCTGTTTGTGGACCAACACCTGCGCGGCGCCGATCCACTACCCAAGCTCGACATGCTGATGGTCAAAGACGGCCAAGCATCGCTCCGCTGGCAAGGCCCTGCGAAGATCACCAAGGCAGAGCTGCATTACACGACCGACACAGTGGAAATCAACAAGCGGAAGTGGAAATCGATTCCGGCAACGATTGAAGGGCAACAGGTCGTGGCCGCAGCTCCTCCAGAAAACGCGACGGCTTGGTTTTTCACAGTGCAGGATGAGCGCGGTGCCGTCGTCAGTAGCCGTGTGACTTTTCCGGGTGAGCGCCCGTAG
- the leuB gene encoding 3-isopropylmalate dehydrogenase, whose amino-acid sequence MDANIVLLPGDGIGPEIIEQGQLVLEAVAKRFGHSFQFTSCPMGGNAIDSHGTPLPDETLAACRKADAILLGAVGGPKWDDPNAKTRPEAGLLSLRKELQLFANLRPIKPYKQLIDASPLKREIIEGTDILFLRELTGGIYFGDSGVKPHASGEEAYSMMVYNTEEVARIVRLAAKAAQLRSGRVTSVDKANVLEVSRLWRRVAAQVMADEFPDIQYDVVLVDAMAMHLISRPRDFDVVVTGNMFGDILTDEGSMLPGSLGMLPSASLGEAGPGLYEPIHGSAPDIASQGIANPLATILAAAMALHHSLGLTEEAAAIDAAVEAVLDAGHRTADIAAGGKCLSTEQMGAAVLAVLG is encoded by the coding sequence GTGGATGCGAATATTGTGTTGTTGCCGGGCGATGGAATTGGGCCGGAGATCATTGAGCAAGGACAACTCGTTTTAGAAGCCGTCGCCAAACGGTTTGGGCATTCGTTTCAATTCACCAGTTGCCCCATGGGCGGCAATGCCATCGACAGCCACGGCACGCCGCTGCCCGACGAGACACTCGCCGCTTGCCGCAAAGCCGATGCGATTCTTTTGGGTGCGGTCGGCGGTCCAAAGTGGGACGACCCCAATGCCAAGACGCGTCCCGAAGCGGGACTGTTGTCGCTCCGCAAAGAACTCCAACTGTTCGCCAACCTGCGGCCGATCAAACCATACAAACAACTCATCGATGCTTCGCCGCTGAAGCGCGAGATCATTGAAGGGACCGACATTCTCTTCCTGCGCGAATTGACCGGCGGCATTTATTTCGGCGACTCGGGGGTCAAGCCGCATGCCAGTGGCGAAGAAGCCTATAGCATGATGGTCTACAACACCGAAGAGGTGGCCCGCATCGTGCGACTCGCCGCCAAAGCGGCGCAACTGCGCAGCGGTCGCGTGACGTCGGTCGACAAAGCCAACGTGTTGGAGGTTTCGCGACTCTGGCGGCGCGTGGCGGCGCAGGTCATGGCTGACGAATTTCCGGACATCCAATACGACGTCGTGTTGGTCGATGCGATGGCCATGCACCTCATTTCGCGACCGCGTGATTTTGATGTGGTCGTCACCGGCAATATGTTTGGCGATATTCTCACCGACGAAGGGAGCATGCTGCCCGGTTCGTTGGGCATGTTGCCGTCGGCATCGTTGGGCGAAGCGGGACCGGGGTTGTATGAACCGATTCACGGTTCCGCACCGGACATCGCCAGCCAGGGCATTGCCAATCCACTAGCCACAATTTTGGCCGCCGCGATGGCGCTACACCATTCGCTGGGTTTGACGGAAGAAGCCGCCGCGATCGATGCAGCCGTCGAAGCAGTCCTAGACGCCGGCCACCGCACCGCAGACATCGCAGCCGGCGGCAAATGCCTATCGACCGAACAAATGGGCGCAGCGGTGCTGGCAGTGTTGGGTTGA
- the prmC gene encoding peptide chain release factor N(5)-glutamine methyltransferase, which yields MSSDARTTTETDQPWTVGRVIDWTTGHLKKHGSDTPRLDAEILLAHARACPRIQLYTHYDDVLDDEVRASMRALVTRRAQAEPVAYLVGHREFYGLDLHVSSDVLIPRPDTETLVLELLTLAAGRPQPQILELGTGSGCIAVATAANLPAAKIVAVDISPAALNIAVKNATAHNVAERIDFLEGDLFAPLDSEAQFDFVISNPPYIADAELAQLDADVRDHEPHLALAGGADGLDVIRRILAEVGQHLKSGGFLLLEIGSEQGNVLPELIAASGDYCAARIVNDLAHRPRVAVAERL from the coding sequence GTGAGTTCAGACGCACGAACGACGACCGAGACCGACCAGCCGTGGACCGTCGGTCGCGTCATCGACTGGACCACCGGACATCTGAAGAAACATGGCAGCGACACGCCGCGTCTGGACGCCGAAATCCTCTTGGCCCACGCCCGCGCCTGCCCGCGGATTCAACTCTATACGCATTACGACGATGTTCTTGACGACGAGGTTCGCGCCAGCATGCGGGCGCTCGTCACGCGCCGCGCTCAGGCGGAACCGGTCGCCTATTTGGTTGGGCACCGCGAATTCTATGGACTCGATTTGCATGTCTCGTCCGATGTGTTGATTCCGCGGCCCGACACCGAAACATTAGTGCTGGAATTACTCACATTAGCGGCTGGCCGGCCACAACCGCAGATCCTCGAACTGGGAACCGGCTCGGGTTGTATCGCCGTCGCGACCGCGGCGAATTTGCCCGCCGCCAAGATTGTGGCCGTCGATATCAGCCCCGCCGCCTTGAACATCGCCGTCAAGAACGCAACCGCACACAACGTTGCTGAACGCATCGATTTTCTCGAAGGCGATCTCTTCGCTCCGCTGGATTCCGAGGCACAATTCGATTTTGTCATCAGCAATCCGCCCTATATTGCGGATGCCGAATTGGCCCAGCTCGATGCCGATGTCCGCGATCACGAACCCCACTTGGCGCTAGCTGGCGGAGCGGACGGACTGGATGTGATCCGCCGGATTCTTGCAGAAGTTGGCCAACATCTTAAATCGGGCGGGTTTTTGCTGTTGGAAATCGGGTCCGAACAAGGTAACGTTCTGCCTGAATTGATTGCCGCAAGCGGCGATTATTGTGCGGCACGGATCGTCAACGATTTAGCCCATCGCCCGCGCGTCGCGGTTGCAGAGCGGCTTTGA
- a CDS encoding citrate synthase, producing the protein MGTAKLVLDGQEYELPVITGSEGERAVDITSLRSDADIITLDSGYGNTGSCESAITFINGEEGILRYRGYPIEQLAESATFPEISYLLIYGELPNLEQLSNFRQQLTFHSMIHEDMKKFFEGFRPSAHPMAILSAMVASMSTYYPELAEDDDMNVIRLLAKAKTIAAYAYKKSIGQPFIYPRDDLSYCANFLHMMFAMPTTTYDVPPELANALNMLLILHADHEQNCSTSTVRMVASSQANFFASISAGIGALSGPLHGGANQKVLEMLEMIQQDGGDYMKYVNLAKDKDDEFRLMGFGHRVYKNFDPRATFLRKAADNVIKTMGIDDPLLNIAKGLEEVALSDEYFIERKLYPNVDFYSGILYRAMGIPSAMFTVMFALGRLPGWIAHWKELRQDPGSRINRPRQVYTGPNERTYVPMDQR; encoded by the coding sequence ATGGGGACGGCTAAGTTGGTTCTGGACGGTCAGGAATACGAGCTTCCGGTGATTACGGGGTCCGAGGGGGAGCGCGCAGTCGACATCACCAGTCTCAGGTCCGACGCCGATATCATCACGCTGGATTCCGGTTACGGCAACACCGGTTCCTGCGAAAGCGCAATCACGTTCATCAACGGCGAAGAGGGAATTTTACGGTATCGCGGATATCCCATCGAGCAGCTTGCCGAATCCGCCACCTTCCCGGAAATCAGCTACCTGCTCATTTACGGCGAGCTTCCCAACCTAGAGCAATTGTCGAATTTCCGTCAACAATTGACCTTTCACAGCATGATCCACGAAGACATGAAAAAGTTCTTCGAGGGTTTTCGGCCGTCTGCCCACCCGATGGCGATTCTCTCGGCCATGGTCGCCTCGATGTCGACCTACTACCCGGAACTTGCTGAAGACGACGACATGAATGTCATTCGTCTGCTCGCCAAAGCCAAAACCATTGCAGCTTACGCCTACAAAAAATCGATCGGCCAACCGTTTATCTATCCCCGGGATGATTTGTCTTACTGCGCCAACTTTCTGCACATGATGTTTGCCATGCCAACGACAACCTACGATGTCCCGCCGGAATTGGCCAACGCCCTGAACATGCTGTTGATTCTGCATGCGGATCACGAACAGAATTGCAGCACCTCGACGGTGCGAATGGTCGCCAGCAGCCAAGCCAACTTTTTTGCCTCGATCTCCGCCGGCATCGGCGCCTTATCGGGACCGCTACATGGCGGAGCGAATCAAAAGGTGTTGGAAATGTTGGAGATGATTCAGCAAGATGGCGGCGACTATATGAAATATGTCAATCTCGCCAAGGACAAGGACGATGAGTTTCGTCTGATGGGCTTTGGCCATCGTGTTTATAAGAACTTTGATCCCCGCGCGACGTTCCTTCGCAAGGCGGCCGACAACGTGATCAAAACGATGGGTATCGACGATCCGCTGCTGAATATTGCCAAAGGCCTGGAAGAGGTCGCTCTGAGTGACGAATATTTCATTGAGCGCAAGTTGTATCCCAACGTCGATTTCTACAGCGGCATCCTGTACCGCGCCATGGGAATTCCCTCAGCGATGTTCACAGTCATGTTCGCCCTGGGACGTTTGCCGGGTTGGATTGCCCATTGGAAAGAACTGCGGCAAGATCCCGGCAGCCGCATCAATCGGCCCCGCCAAGTTTACACGGGACCCAACGAGCGCACCTACGTGCCGATGGACCAACGCTAA
- a CDS encoding arylsulfatase has protein sequence MKTQRFRIYCTLALGVLFGYVAADSNTEVDVNANAATPEVTVGETASPVAVQGDLSNQFAHSNVVLPAAQAVATSAAGQAKKQPNIIMIMGDDIGMWNIGAYHRGMMAGRTPNIDQLAREGAIFTDYYAEASCTAGRANFITGQLPIRTGLTTVGQAGAKIGMPAAAPTIATVLKDMGYATGQFGKNHLGDRNEFLPTLHGFDEFFGYLYHLDAMEDPFHPGYPQELKEKYGPRNLLHTWATDKDDTTVDPRWGKVGKQKIVDEGPLPPHPIKGIKHNMEDVDDEILKLTLAFIDKAHAEGKPFFVWLNPTRMHVVTHLNEKYEGMRTAENEWTIEEAGMAQFDDVVGAVMAHLKKIGVADNTIVGVTTDNGTENFTWPDGGQTPFAGAKGMVQEGGFRVPMVLRWPGTVKPNQVINGVMSGMDWLPTFVAAAGNPDINEELKQGKKLNGKEYKVHLDGYDQTDMLSTGAKSARNELWYFAESSLGAARVGNFKYTFLNQPDGWFGPKVSAGWPGIVNLRLDPFERTTIGQSMAAYNWWAYEFWRFVFVQEEVAKLAKTAIEFPPMQEGASFNLDAIKKKLADHAAALSK, from the coding sequence ATGAAGACGCAACGGTTTCGAATTTACTGCACACTCGCCCTGGGAGTATTGTTCGGCTATGTCGCCGCTGATTCCAACACAGAGGTCGACGTGAACGCCAATGCCGCGACGCCTGAGGTCACAGTTGGTGAAACGGCAAGTCCGGTCGCTGTTCAAGGGGACCTAAGCAATCAGTTCGCACACAGCAATGTGGTGTTACCCGCAGCACAAGCCGTGGCAACGTCTGCGGCTGGGCAGGCGAAAAAACAGCCGAACATCATCATGATCATGGGTGACGACATCGGCATGTGGAACATCGGGGCCTATCATCGCGGTATGATGGCTGGCCGAACGCCGAACATCGATCAGCTTGCGCGCGAAGGCGCGATTTTTACAGACTACTATGCAGAAGCAAGTTGCACGGCGGGTCGAGCGAACTTTATCACCGGCCAACTTCCCATCCGCACAGGTTTGACGACAGTCGGTCAAGCAGGTGCAAAGATTGGCATGCCCGCAGCCGCGCCCACAATCGCCACCGTGCTAAAGGATATGGGATATGCCACTGGCCAGTTTGGCAAAAACCACTTAGGGGACCGGAATGAGTTTCTGCCGACACTGCACGGCTTCGACGAGTTTTTCGGATACCTGTACCACCTGGATGCCATGGAAGACCCGTTTCACCCGGGCTACCCGCAAGAACTTAAGGAGAAATACGGGCCGCGCAATCTCTTGCATACCTGGGCGACGGACAAAGACGACACGACCGTCGATCCGCGTTGGGGCAAGGTAGGCAAGCAAAAAATTGTCGACGAAGGTCCACTTCCGCCCCACCCGATCAAAGGCATAAAACACAACATGGAGGATGTCGATGACGAAATCCTCAAACTGACCCTTGCCTTTATCGACAAAGCCCACGCGGAGGGCAAGCCATTTTTCGTCTGGCTGAATCCAACACGCATGCACGTTGTGACACACCTCAACGAAAAGTACGAAGGCATGCGTACCGCTGAAAACGAATGGACGATTGAAGAGGCCGGCATGGCGCAGTTTGATGATGTCGTCGGCGCCGTGATGGCACACCTGAAAAAAATCGGAGTGGCCGACAACACGATTGTGGGTGTCACTACCGACAACGGAACGGAAAACTTCACGTGGCCTGACGGCGGTCAAACGCCATTTGCGGGCGCTAAGGGCATGGTCCAAGAAGGGGGCTTTCGTGTGCCCATGGTCCTGCGCTGGCCCGGCACAGTGAAACCAAACCAAGTCATCAACGGTGTGATGTCAGGTATGGATTGGTTGCCAACTTTCGTAGCGGCAGCAGGAAATCCAGACATCAATGAGGAGCTCAAGCAGGGCAAAAAACTCAATGGCAAAGAGTATAAAGTGCATTTGGATGGCTATGACCAGACGGACATGCTGAGCACAGGCGCCAAATCTGCCCGCAACGAACTCTGGTATTTTGCGGAAAGTAGTTTGGGAGCGGCTCGTGTTGGCAACTTCAAGTATACATTTCTGAATCAGCCGGACGGTTGGTTTGGTCCGAAAGTGTCAGCCGGTTGGCCGGGAATCGTCAATCTACGTCTCGATCCGTTCGAGCGGACAACGATCGGTCAGTCGATGGCTGCCTACAACTGGTGGGCGTATGAATTCTGGCGGTTTGTTTTTGTGCAAGAAGAGGTTGCTAAATTGGCAAAAACAGCTATCGAATTCCCACCGATGCAAGAAGGTGCGAGTTTCAATCTCGACGCAATCAAGAAAAAACTTGCAGACCATGCCGCTGCGCTCTCGAAGTGA
- the msrA gene encoding peptide-methionine (S)-S-oxide reductase MsrA: protein MRAERPISIKTDENNMRTSHRILAAIFIGGGLLFATIYARQQPMPESNKPEPTPQTDAVEPAGPAATEVATFGAGCFWCTEGVFLQLKGVQSVVSGYTGGQVPNPTYEQICTGRTGHAEVVQITFDPSVVTFADLLKVFWQTHDPTTLNRQGNDTGTQYRSAIFYHSPEQQQQAEAYKKQLDESGSFANPIVTEIVAAQEFFPAEDYHQNYYDLNEQQPYCQFVIRPKIEKLKKEFHDKLKTN from the coding sequence ATGCGAGCCGAACGTCCGATTTCCATCAAAACAGACGAGAACAACATGCGCACCAGCCATCGAATTCTCGCCGCGATTTTTATTGGCGGCGGATTACTCTTTGCCACGATTTACGCGAGACAACAACCGATGCCTGAATCAAACAAACCAGAACCGACCCCTCAAACCGATGCCGTCGAACCGGCCGGTCCTGCTGCGACGGAAGTTGCGACTTTCGGCGCCGGCTGTTTTTGGTGTACCGAAGGGGTGTTTCTGCAATTGAAGGGGGTCCAGTCGGTGGTCTCCGGCTACACCGGCGGTCAAGTGCCCAATCCGACCTACGAGCAAATCTGCACCGGCAGAACCGGACATGCGGAGGTGGTGCAGATTACCTTTGACCCCTCGGTGGTGACGTTTGCCGATTTGCTCAAAGTCTTTTGGCAAACGCACGACCCGACAACACTGAACCGTCAAGGCAACGATACCGGCACGCAATACCGTTCGGCAATTTTCTATCACAGCCCCGAGCAACAACAACAGGCGGAAGCGTACAAAAAACAGCTCGACGAATCGGGGTCATTCGCAAACCCGATCGTGACTGAAATCGTAGCTGCTCAGGAGTTTTTCCCGGCCGAGGATTATCATCAAAACTACTATGATCTCAACGAGCAACAACCGTATTGCCAATTTGTGATCCGACCGAAGATTGAAAAACTCAAAAAAGAGTTTCATGACAAATTGAAAACCAATTAG